The proteins below are encoded in one region of Metabacillus dongyingensis:
- a CDS encoding polysaccharide pyruvyl transferase family protein: MFEYYKKRFTSNEEIRKELPVADAYICGSDQIWNCLHLNGKDPAFYLDFAPNNKIKFSYAASFATDSIPDKYKSYIKSRIEVFDGIGIREKSGVEIVKKMGIKNAVNVVDPVFLLNEEDWNKVGIKEIQDKYILIYDFDNSKLIKKIAKQISEERGYKIYSINQSRLKYADKYFVFEGPEMFVSLIKNAQYVISNSFHAAVFSIIYEKDFVIVNRKEDINTRMRDLLEDLNLNERLVGETFSLNKLLEKIDYTESKEILFRKIHFSKSYLNDILTKNTKVKNIL; this comes from the coding sequence ATATTTGAATATTACAAAAAAAGATTTACTAGTAATGAAGAAATAAGAAAAGAATTACCTGTAGCGGACGCTTATATTTGTGGTAGTGATCAAATTTGGAATTGCTTACACTTAAATGGAAAAGATCCTGCGTTTTATTTAGACTTTGCTCCCAATAATAAAATTAAGTTTTCTTATGCAGCAAGTTTTGCAACTGACTCAATACCAGATAAATATAAGTCCTATATTAAGTCAAGAATTGAAGTCTTCGATGGTATTGGTATTAGAGAAAAAAGTGGTGTTGAGATAGTAAAGAAAATGGGTATAAAAAATGCTGTAAATGTTGTTGATCCAGTTTTCTTATTAAATGAAGAGGATTGGAATAAAGTTGGAATTAAAGAAATTCAAGATAAATATATACTTATTTATGATTTTGATAACAGTAAATTAATTAAGAAGATAGCAAAACAAATAAGTGAAGAAAGAGGTTATAAAATTTATTCGATAAATCAAAGTAGACTTAAATATGCTGATAAGTACTTTGTTTTTGAAGGCCCGGAAATGTTTGTTTCTCTTATAAAAAATGCACAATATGTAATATCAAATTCATTTCATGCAGCTGTTTTTTCTATAATTTACGAAAAGGATTTTGTTATTGTTAATAGAAAAGAAGATATAAATACAAGAATGAGAGATTTATTAGAAGATTTAAACCTTAATGAAAGATTAGTGGGTGAAACTTTTTCACTAAATAAGTTACTTGAAAAAATTGATTACACAGAAAGTAAAGAAATACTATTTAGAAAGATACATTTTTCTAAAAGCTATTTGAATGACATATTAACTAAAAACACAAAGGTGAAGAACATATTATGA
- a CDS encoding polysaccharide pyruvyl transferase family protein, protein MKICTITCHDVYNHGASLQAYGLMTYLQNSGYQTEIIDYKPEYLSNHYNLLHISNPKFNKNIITKLIYLTIKLPGRINGLKRKKKFDLFTSKYLNITKKDLLVMKK, encoded by the coding sequence ATGAAAATTTGTACTATAACATGTCACGATGTTTATAACCACGGTGCATCTTTACAGGCTTATGGTTTAATGACATATTTACAAAATTCTGGATATCAAACAGAAATTATTGATTACAAACCAGAATATTTAAGTAATCATTATAATTTATTGCATATTAGTAATCCAAAGTTTAATAAAAATATTATTACAAAATTAATTTACCTGACTATTAAACTACCAGGCAGAATTAATGGATTGAAAAGAAAAAAGAAATTTGATCTGTTTACTTCTAAATATTTGAATATTACAAAAAAAGATTTACTAGTAATGAAGAAATAA
- a CDS encoding glycosyltransferase, with product MKRKILISMYSLNIGGAERSLIGLLESINYNKFEVDLFLYRHEGEFIKFLPNEVNLLPEIKQYSTFERPIKDIILEGHIYLGMARVLAKLKAKIKNRGVKKDQKTYKQMQYVWHYSMLMLPHLKEVYDVGISFLGPHNFMVQKVFAKVKLGWNHTDYFTTVNPDIKMDERIWQGLDCIVNVSKDCEGSFLKVFPNLSHKTTFLENIISPTFVKEQSKLNSGNEMPNEDIFKICSVGRFSKAKGFDMAVLACKNLVELGINIKWYIVGYGGEEENIRKLVKKYNLEDKFILLGKKINPYPYIKRCDIYCQPSRYEGKAVTVREAQILGKPVLITNYPTAKSQLDNGFDGVICELSIQGIVDGIRKLYMDSKLRDELSKNCLKNDYGNMAEVNKLYNLIDQYEKSFDKKVIV from the coding sequence ATGAAACGAAAAATTCTTATTAGTATGTATTCATTAAATATCGGCGGGGCAGAAAGAAGTCTAATTGGATTACTCGAAAGCATTAATTATAATAAGTTTGAAGTTGATTTATTCCTTTATCGACATGAGGGTGAATTCATAAAATTCTTACCGAATGAAGTTAACTTATTGCCCGAAATTAAGCAATATTCCACTTTCGAAAGACCAATTAAGGACATAATTCTAGAAGGGCATATCTATTTAGGTATGGCAAGGGTTTTAGCAAAGCTAAAAGCTAAAATCAAAAACAGAGGGGTAAAGAAAGATCAAAAAACATATAAACAAATGCAGTATGTTTGGCACTATTCCATGCTAATGTTGCCACATTTAAAAGAAGTATATGATGTTGGAATAAGTTTTCTTGGACCACATAATTTCATGGTACAAAAAGTATTTGCGAAAGTGAAATTAGGCTGGAATCATACAGATTATTTTACCACTGTAAACCCTGATATAAAAATGGATGAAAGAATTTGGCAAGGGTTAGATTGTATTGTGAATGTTTCCAAAGATTGTGAAGGATCTTTCCTAAAAGTATTTCCTAATCTATCTCATAAAACAACTTTTTTAGAAAATATTATTTCACCAACATTTGTAAAAGAACAATCAAAATTAAACAGTGGAAATGAAATGCCAAATGAAGATATTTTTAAAATTTGCTCAGTAGGCAGGTTTTCTAAAGCAAAAGGGTTCGATATGGCTGTATTAGCTTGTAAAAACCTAGTAGAATTAGGCATAAACATAAAATGGTATATAGTAGGATACGGTGGGGAAGAAGAAAATATTAGAAAGTTAGTAAAAAAATATAACTTAGAAGACAAATTCATCTTACTAGGTAAAAAAATAAATCCGTACCCATATATAAAACGATGTGATATTTATTGTCAACCTTCTAGGTATGAGGGTAAGGCTGTGACAGTAAGGGAAGCTCAAATACTTGGAAAACCAGTTCTTATTACTAATTATCCTACAGCTAAAAGCCAACTTGATAATGGATTTGATGGGGTTATTTGTGAATTATCTATTCAAGGTATAGTGGATGGGATTAGAAAATTATATATGGATTCAAAATTAAGGGATGAGCTATCAAAAAATTGTCTCAAAAATGATTACGGCAATATGGCAGAAGTAAATAAATTATATAATTTAATAGATCAATATGAAAAAAGTTTTGATAAGAAGGTGATAGTATGA
- a CDS encoding glycosyltransferase family 8 protein, with the protein MNLNVVYSSDNNYAQHVGVSMLSLFENNRDFNNINIYLIDNNILLDNKKKLMEICENYKRNIIFIDFNNVSKKLNLDIGNSISINSYARLFIPSLINFNIDKILYLDCDSIVNTCLKQLWNIDINDYYVAGVCDTVSNSTKTRINLEINKPYINAGMLLINLKKWKEDFVERKFIDFIASYNGQVFHHDQGTINGVLNENILILHPKYNAMTTFFTMARNEIMQFYGLKEYYSESELNEAKENPVFVHYTPAFVNRPWIKGCKHPLVFKYKKYLDMTPWRGSSNIKDNRSIIDKIIAFIYNNLPFKMANGICNLILK; encoded by the coding sequence ATGAATTTAAACGTTGTGTATTCAAGCGATAATAACTATGCACAGCATGTAGGAGTATCTATGCTATCTCTATTTGAAAATAATAGAGATTTCAATAATATTAATATTTATCTTATTGATAATAACATTTTGTTAGATAATAAAAAAAAACTTATGGAAATTTGTGAAAATTATAAGAGAAATATTATATTTATTGATTTTAATAATGTTTCAAAAAAATTAAACCTAGATATAGGAAACTCAATTTCAATAAATTCTTACGCTAGATTGTTTATTCCGAGCCTTATTAATTTTAATATAGATAAAATTTTATATTTAGACTGCGACTCTATTGTTAATACTTGTTTAAAACAATTATGGAATATTGATATTAATGATTATTACGTTGCTGGTGTATGTGACACTGTAAGTAATTCTACTAAAACAAGAATTAACTTGGAAATAAATAAACCATATATTAATGCTGGTATGCTATTAATTAATTTAAAGAAATGGAAGGAAGATTTTGTTGAAAGAAAATTTATAGATTTTATAGCTTCATACAATGGTCAAGTATTTCATCATGATCAAGGAACGATCAACGGTGTGTTAAACGAAAATATCTTAATTTTACATCCAAAGTATAATGCTATGACTACTTTCTTTACTATGGCTAGAAATGAAATAATGCAATTCTACGGTTTAAAAGAATATTACAGTGAGTCCGAGCTAAATGAAGCGAAAGAAAATCCTGTATTCGTGCATTATACTCCTGCATTTGTAAATAGACCTTGGATTAAAGGCTGTAAACATCCTCTAGTATTTAAATATAAAAAATATTTAGATATGACTCCTTGGAGGGGTTCTTCTAATATCAAAGATAATAGAAGTATAATAGACAAAATAATTGCTTTTATATACAATAATCTTCCATTTAAAATGGCTAATGGCATATGCAATTTAATTTTAAAGTAA
- a CDS encoding glycosyltransferase family 32 protein, which yields MRNNQRIPKIIHYCWFGGNEKPHFVKKCLKSWHERLPGYEIKEWNEQNFDMQSNTYLREAYESKKFAFVSDYVRVHVLYHFGGIYLDTDVEVFKSFDDLLHHESFWGFEQENYIATSTIGTAKNNQLIKVFLDSYSGKKFKNEDGTFDQLTNVAIVSKLLKNKGLMLNGHYQELEDLGVFYPQTYFSPFDYINYRKIITENTYAMHHFYKSWLPLRVRLKSNIKKLVANIIGGENILKLRKLLSLL from the coding sequence ATGAGAAATAATCAAAGGATTCCCAAAATAATTCATTATTGTTGGTTTGGAGGAAATGAAAAACCACACTTTGTAAAGAAATGTTTAAAAAGCTGGCACGAAAGGTTACCTGGCTATGAAATTAAAGAGTGGAATGAACAAAACTTTGATATGCAAAGCAATACATATCTAAGAGAAGCATATGAATCGAAAAAGTTTGCTTTTGTAAGTGATTATGTGAGAGTCCATGTTTTATATCATTTTGGAGGTATATACTTAGACACTGATGTTGAAGTTTTTAAATCTTTCGATGATCTTTTACATCATGAATCGTTTTGGGGATTTGAGCAAGAAAATTATATTGCTACCAGTACAATAGGCACTGCTAAGAATAATCAGTTAATAAAGGTATTTCTGGATTCATACAGTGGTAAAAAGTTTAAAAATGAAGATGGAACATTCGATCAACTAACAAACGTTGCTATCGTTTCAAAACTATTAAAAAATAAGGGATTGATGTTAAATGGACACTATCAAGAATTAGAAGATTTAGGTGTGTTTTACCCTCAAACCTATTTTTCTCCATTTGATTATATAAATTACAGAAAGATTATTACAGAAAATACTTATGCAATGCATCATTTCTATAAAAGTTGGTTGCCTTTAAGAGTTAGATTAAAAAGTAATATAAAAAAACTAGTTGCAAATATCATCGGTGGAGAAAATATACTGAAATTGAGGAAATTATTATCATTATTATAA
- a CDS encoding DegT/DnrJ/EryC1/StrS family aminotransferase, whose amino-acid sequence MIQDTLQKRIYLSPPHMSGNEMKYINDAFETNWIAPLGPNVDAFEKEIAKYVGVSEAVAVSSGTAAIHLALSLLDVQKGDYVFCSTLTFVASANPILYQGAIPVFIDSEPETWNMSPQALKRALVASSVDGKLPKAVIVVNLYGQIAKMDEIISLCNHYKVPIIEDAAESLGSIYKGKASGSFGKFGVFSFNGNKIITTSGGGMLVSDDVEAIKKARFLATQAKDPAPHYEHSSIGFNYRMSNILAGIGRAQLEVLEERVQTRRILFDRYKKELSSIPGIQFMSELEQTVSNRWLSVFTIKGKETLHSIQYIISSLSEKNIEARNVWKPLHRQPLFKGNKYFPHNENDSISDRLFKFGICLPSGSNMLEEEQDRVINCLKKALMETII is encoded by the coding sequence ATGATCCAAGATACTTTACAAAAAAGAATATACCTTTCTCCTCCACATATGAGTGGAAATGAAATGAAATATATTAATGACGCGTTTGAAACTAATTGGATTGCACCATTAGGCCCAAATGTAGATGCTTTCGAAAAAGAGATAGCAAAATATGTAGGAGTCAGTGAAGCTGTTGCCGTAAGTTCAGGTACTGCAGCTATTCATCTGGCTCTTTCTTTATTAGATGTACAAAAAGGAGATTATGTGTTTTGTTCCACTTTAACATTTGTAGCAAGTGCTAATCCAATTCTTTATCAAGGTGCAATCCCGGTTTTTATAGATTCTGAGCCGGAAACTTGGAATATGTCACCTCAAGCACTTAAAAGAGCATTAGTTGCATCATCGGTTGACGGAAAGTTGCCTAAAGCAGTAATTGTGGTAAATCTATATGGGCAAATTGCAAAAATGGATGAAATAATTTCCTTATGTAACCATTATAAAGTACCAATAATTGAAGATGCAGCTGAATCACTTGGCTCAATTTATAAAGGTAAGGCTAGTGGGTCATTTGGAAAGTTTGGGGTTTTTTCATTTAATGGAAACAAAATTATCACTACTTCTGGCGGGGGAATGCTTGTTTCTGATGATGTTGAAGCTATAAAAAAAGCTAGATTTTTGGCAACACAAGCAAAAGATCCTGCACCTCATTACGAACATAGTTCAATCGGGTTTAATTATAGAATGAGTAATATACTTGCTGGTATTGGAAGGGCGCAATTAGAAGTATTGGAAGAAAGAGTGCAAACAAGAAGGATTCTATTTGATAGATACAAAAAAGAATTAAGTTCAATACCAGGTATTCAATTTATGTCTGAATTAGAACAAACAGTATCTAATCGCTGGCTTTCGGTATTTACTATTAAAGGGAAAGAAACACTTCATTCAATACAATATATAATAAGTAGTCTTTCAGAAAAGAATATTGAAGCGCGTAATGTATGGAAACCGCTGCATAGGCAGCCTCTTTTTAAAGGAAATAAATATTTTCCACATAATGAAAATGATAGCATTTCTGATCGTTTATTTAAATTTGGGATTTGTTTACCATCTGGATCTAACATGTTAGAAGAAGAACAAGATAGAGTTATTAATTGTTTGAAAAAAGCATTGATGGAGACCATAATATGA
- a CDS encoding acetyltransferase, which translates to MNIVIIGEGGHSKVVKDIILSIGKFNILAFLDDKYDQMLISDHIFYGPISAYKYLIKNYMDIKFIIAIGNNEIRKKITTQLDVDDDFYTSFIHPSAIVSSSVKLGIGTVVMANAVINAESNIGDHVIINTGAIIEHENQIGKFSHVSPRGTLTGNVKIGEGVHIGAGATIIPNVFIGEWSVIGAGATVVKSIPSYKTAIGVPAKY; encoded by the coding sequence ATGAATATAGTGATTATTGGTGAAGGTGGGCATAGTAAAGTAGTAAAAGACATCATTCTTTCCATTGGAAAATTTAATATTTTGGCATTCTTAGATGATAAATATGATCAAATGTTAATATCTGATCATATTTTTTATGGTCCAATATCCGCTTACAAATACTTAATCAAAAATTATATGGATATTAAATTCATAATAGCGATAGGAAATAATGAAATAAGAAAAAAAATCACAACACAACTGGATGTTGATGATGATTTTTATACTTCCTTTATTCATCCTTCAGCTATTGTGAGTTCAAGTGTAAAGCTTGGAATAGGTACCGTCGTAATGGCAAATGCAGTTATTAATGCTGAATCAAATATTGGTGATCATGTCATCATTAACACAGGAGCAATAATAGAGCATGAAAATCAAATAGGAAAATTCTCTCATGTTTCTCCTAGAGGAACTTTAACTGGTAATGTGAAAATTGGTGAAGGAGTTCATATCGGAGCGGGAGCTACTATAATTCCAAATGTTTTTATCGGTGAGTGGTCTGTCATTGGGGCAGGTGCAACAGTTGTGAAGTCCATTCCCTCATATAAAACTGCAATTGGAGTACCTGCGAAATATTAA
- a CDS encoding sugar transferase produces MKRIFDFLISFILFILIFPILLTIAILIRIKLGSPIFFIQQRPGLHGKPFYFYKFRTMTDEKNDQGELLPDIFRLTNFGKFLRKYSLDEFPQLINVIKGDISLVGPRPLLMEYLPLYSKEQLKRHLVRPGITGWAQVNGRNSVTWETKFELDVWYVNNRSFLIDIKILYLTIIKVIKSQDINQEGYATVEKFKGSQISERSS; encoded by the coding sequence GTGAAACGTATTTTTGATTTTTTAATATCATTCATTCTTTTTATTCTAATTTTTCCAATTTTACTTACCATTGCAATTCTTATTAGAATTAAATTAGGTTCGCCAATATTTTTTATACAACAACGTCCTGGCTTACATGGAAAGCCTTTTTATTTCTATAAATTTAGAACCATGACAGATGAAAAAAATGATCAGGGTGAATTGTTACCTGATATATTTAGGTTAACTAATTTTGGTAAGTTTTTAAGAAAATATAGTTTAGATGAATTTCCTCAACTTATAAATGTCATAAAAGGCGATATTAGTTTAGTAGGTCCAAGACCATTATTAATGGAATATTTACCTTTATACTCAAAAGAACAATTAAAACGCCACCTTGTAAGACCTGGTATAACAGGGTGGGCACAAGTAAACGGAAGAAATAGTGTTACTTGGGAAACGAAATTCGAACTAGATGTTTGGTATGTCAATAATCGTTCATTCTTAATAGATATAAAGATACTATATTTAACTATAATCAAGGTAATAAAGTCACAAGATATTAATCAGGAAGGTTATGCAACTGTAGAAAAATTCAAGGGATCACAAATTAGCGAGCGTTCCTCATGA
- a CDS encoding EpsG family protein: MTIMWINLTVVYVLSFLARYFSRPIYYEFHYVRHNKILIFLAITSLVLVSGLRNNIGDTYFYLDSYSNSDFTWEDIKSKKDPGFNVLQMILKIISEDPQFLLLVTALITNLLIGITLYKYSRMVELSFYVYITYGMYIVSMNGIRQFLAASLIFIATKYLLDGNFRKYAIFVIISSTIHQSALVLLPIYFIVRREAWTKITFILLGLAIFIVVGFNQFSEMLFASLENTQYSHYSSFEEGGANKIRVIVDSVPVIIAFLGREKLKRLWPKSDIIVNLSIINLIFMIIATQNWIFARFNIYFSLYNLILISWIIYLFNASNRKFVYYSLIISYLIYFYYEHVISLNILYQSDYIFFF, from the coding sequence ATGACAATAATGTGGATAAACCTAACAGTGGTATATGTGCTTTCGTTTCTAGCTAGATATTTTTCAAGACCGATTTATTATGAATTTCATTATGTAAGACATAATAAAATATTAATATTTTTAGCTATTACTTCATTAGTACTGGTTTCAGGACTTAGAAATAATATTGGTGATACCTACTTTTACTTAGACAGTTATTCGAATAGCGATTTCACCTGGGAAGATATCAAATCTAAAAAAGACCCTGGATTTAATGTTTTACAAATGATTTTAAAAATCATATCAGAAGATCCTCAATTCCTTTTATTGGTAACAGCGCTAATAACTAATTTATTAATTGGCATCACATTATATAAATATTCAAGAATGGTAGAATTGAGTTTTTATGTCTATATTACATACGGAATGTATATTGTTTCAATGAATGGAATTAGACAGTTTTTAGCTGCCTCGTTAATTTTTATAGCAACAAAATATCTATTAGATGGTAATTTTAGAAAGTATGCTATTTTTGTAATAATTTCTTCTACAATTCATCAAAGTGCATTGGTACTTCTACCAATTTATTTTATAGTGCGAAGAGAAGCTTGGACAAAGATTACATTTATTTTATTAGGACTTGCAATTTTTATTGTAGTTGGATTTAATCAGTTTTCTGAAATGCTTTTTGCATCCTTAGAAAATACTCAGTACAGTCACTATAGTTCTTTTGAAGAGGGGGGTGCAAATAAAATAAGAGTAATTGTAGATTCTGTCCCTGTTATTATAGCTTTTTTAGGACGTGAAAAATTAAAAAGGCTTTGGCCGAAAAGTGACATAATAGTAAATTTATCAATTATTAATTTAATTTTCATGATTATAGCTACTCAAAATTGGATATTTGCTAGATTTAATATTTATTTTAGTTTGTACAATCTGATTTTAATATCTTGGATTATTTATTTATTTAATGCCAGTAACAGAAAATTTGTTTACTATTCCTTAATTATTAGTTATTTAATTTATTTTTATTATGAACATGTGATTTCATTAAATATACTCTATCAAAGTGATTATATTTTCTTTTTTTAA
- a CDS encoding glycosyltransferase family 2 protein encodes MKPTLTVFTPTYNRAYTLHLCYESLMRQTSKDFVWLIIDDGSSDGTSELVKKWQNINAVPIIYHYQENQGMHGAHNAAYERIDTELNVCIDSDDYMADEAVEKIVQFWKKYGSEKFAGIVGLDATPLGEIIGTKMPDHLNESTLSGLYAKHKVKGDKKLVYRTELTTKTPPYPIFPGEKYCPLSYKYLLIDQMNPLLIMNEILCHVEYLPDGSSLNMINQYKRNPNGFAFFRRIGIQFSPTWKDRFRESVHYVSSSLMIKNKRFLFDSPKKCLTLLATPLGILLYFYLTNTDKRTVINNRYPGC; translated from the coding sequence TTGAAACCAACCTTAACAGTCTTTACACCTACTTATAATCGCGCCTACACTCTGCATCTATGTTATGAAAGTCTAATGAGACAAACAAGCAAAGATTTTGTTTGGCTCATCATTGACGATGGATCTTCAGACGGTACAAGCGAATTAGTAAAAAAGTGGCAGAATATAAACGCAGTTCCCATCATTTACCACTATCAAGAAAATCAAGGAATGCATGGAGCACATAATGCAGCATACGAAAGAATCGATACAGAATTAAACGTGTGTATTGATTCTGATGATTACATGGCAGATGAAGCGGTTGAAAAAATCGTTCAATTCTGGAAAAAATACGGAAGTGAAAAATTTGCAGGAATTGTTGGTCTTGATGCCACTCCACTAGGAGAAATTATTGGCACAAAAATGCCTGATCATTTGAATGAGTCTACACTTTCTGGCCTCTATGCAAAGCATAAGGTAAAAGGAGATAAGAAATTAGTATACAGAACAGAACTTACAACAAAAACACCTCCTTATCCAATCTTCCCAGGTGAAAAATATTGCCCTTTAAGCTACAAGTATCTTCTCATTGACCAAATGAATCCATTACTTATCATGAATGAAATTTTGTGTCATGTGGAGTACTTACCTGATGGCTCGAGTTTGAATATGATTAATCAATACAAAAGAAATCCTAATGGATTTGCATTTTTCAGGAGAATTGGCATTCAATTTTCACCGACCTGGAAAGATAGGTTCAGAGAATCGGTACATTATGTTTCAAGCAGTCTAATGATTAAGAATAAACGATTTTTATTTGACTCACCTAAAAAATGTTTAACTTTACTGGCAACACCATTAGGAATACTATTATATTTTTATTTAACTAATACAGATAAAAGAACAGTAATAAATAATAGGTATCCTGGTTGTTGA
- a CDS encoding glycosyltransferase family 1 protein produces the protein MKPMRVLQVVTIMNRGGLETMLMNYYRQMDRNKIQFDFMVHRVERGHYDDEIESLGGHIYRMPPIRPGNYRKYFHSLKDFFAKNRDYKVVHAHNNENSSFVLREAKKAGVPSRIAHSHLSDLGIDLKLPFRLYARYYMKDNPTQFFACSKKAGQWLFGKRNDITVLNNAVNVNDFSFNQEVRSEIRKDLNIDDQLVIGHIGRFNKQKNHDFLIEVFKSIHDRMPNSLLLLAGEGHLRLSIEDKVKRLGLSENVHFLGVRKDVQKLMQAMDVFLFPSLFEGLPVVLVEAQAAGLKSFVSNTVTEETNVTGQLEFLSLKDPSESWANKILSATYEHKNTLKILREKGYDTSTMSHWLTEFYFNQSSKEVEV, from the coding sequence ATGAAACCGATGCGTGTTTTGCAGGTAGTTACTATCATGAATCGCGGTGGTCTTGAGACGATGCTGATGAATTATTACAGGCAAATGGACAGGAACAAGATTCAATTCGATTTTATGGTGCACCGTGTGGAAAGAGGCCATTATGACGATGAAATTGAAAGTTTAGGCGGACATATATATCGAATGCCACCAATACGTCCTGGAAATTATAGAAAATACTTTCATTCATTAAAAGATTTCTTTGCAAAGAATAGAGATTATAAAGTTGTCCATGCTCACAACAATGAAAACAGCAGTTTTGTTTTAAGAGAAGCAAAAAAGGCAGGGGTACCAAGCAGAATTGCTCATAGTCATTTAAGTGATTTAGGAATTGATCTGAAACTGCCATTTCGCCTTTATGCCCGATATTATATGAAAGATAATCCAACACAATTTTTTGCCTGCTCTAAAAAAGCGGGTCAATGGCTTTTCGGAAAGAGGAATGATATTACGGTTCTCAACAACGCAGTAAACGTGAATGACTTTAGTTTTAATCAAGAAGTAAGATCTGAAATACGAAAGGATCTAAACATTGATGATCAGTTAGTAATAGGTCATATAGGAAGATTCAATAAACAAAAAAACCATGATTTTTTAATCGAAGTGTTTAAATCTATCCACGACAGAATGCCTAACTCTCTTCTGCTTTTAGCAGGTGAAGGCCATTTACGTCTTTCCATAGAAGATAAAGTGAAAAGACTTGGTCTTTCAGAAAATGTCCATTTCCTTGGAGTTCGCAAAGATGTACAAAAACTGATGCAGGCTATGGACGTATTTCTTTTTCCATCATTATTCGAAGGTTTGCCGGTTGTTTTAGTAGAAGCACAAGCAGCAGGCCTAAAGTCGTTTGTTTCAAATACGGTTACAGAAGAAACAAATGTTACTGGACAGCTAGAGTTTTTAAGTCTTAAAGATCCATCTGAAAGCTGGGCAAATAAGATTTTATCAGCCACATATGAACATAAAAACACTTTAAAAATCTTACGTGAAAAGGGTTATGATACTTCAACCATGTCACATTGGCTAACAGAATTCTACTTTAATCAATCTAGTAAAGAAGTGGAGGTATAA